In Porites lutea chromosome 9, jaPorLute2.1, whole genome shotgun sequence, a single window of DNA contains:
- the LOC140947414 gene encoding uncharacterized protein encodes MSSRTGKHFRNEKDLIIHDKTGRILISWNRFARSLKEAFELYWETKQAEVTSWFEELPRKIKKIPFKDTGIAAIPFLCYLIVYSNYSFFRTILGLGRVTKPNHTFLPWMEMLVFHCFPHQMLAKFAHPVLDCIAAMPYLFHFGLPFIFAFFKVVSNRNIRGVYPFLWCAGWVNLVATVIQFLFPTAPPWYVDSVVFSPSGEVLKSAANEAGFHRLDAVLGFPFFHGIYAASPLPFGAFPSLHVAWPAVILVSGPWINEKFAMFHVVWITWAALYSNHHYGVDAVGGIFLVFLVNFMMRKVWCPFPLENGKKPSCHICRRISPPLLQV; translated from the exons ATGAGCTCTCGCACTGGAAAGCACTTTAGGAATGAGAAGGATCTAATAATTCACGACAAAACTGGAAGG attTTGATATCCTGGAATCGCTTTGCAAGATCTCTTAAAGAAGCTTTTGAACTATATTGGGAAACGAAACAG GCTGAGGTGACATCTTGGTTTGAAGAACTACCAAGAAAGATTAAAAAGATTCCATTTAAGGACACTGGAATTGCTGCTATCCCATTCCTGTGTTATCTGATAGTCTATTCAAATTACTCTTTTTTTCGAACAATTCTTGGACTTGGAAGAGTGACAAAACCGAACCATACATTTCTACCATGGATGGAAATGTTAGTCTTCCATTGTTTTCCTCACCAGATGCTAGCAAAATTTGCCCATCCTGTACTTGACTGTATTGCAGCCATGCCTTATCTGTTTCATTTTGGTCTACCATTCATATTTGCATTCTTTAAAGTAGTGAGCAATCGTAACATTCGTGGAGTATATCCATTTCTTTGGTGCGCTGGATGGGTCAATCTAGTTGCAACTGTCATTCAGTTCCTGTTTCCTACAGCGCCTCCTTGGTATGTGGACTCTGTGGTTTTCAGTCCAAGTGGAGAAGTTCTTAAATCGGCAGCAAATGAGGCTGGATTTCATAGACTTGATGCGGTTCTTgggtttccattttttcatgGGATTTATGCTGCATCGCCATTACCTTTTGGAGCATTTCCGTCACTCCATGTGGCTTGGCCTGCTGTTATATTAGTTAGTGGGCCTTGGATTAATGAGAAATTTGCCATGTTTCATGTTGTGTGGATAACATGGGCGGCACTTTATTCAAATCATCATTATGGTGTCGATGCAGTTGGTGGAATATTTTTGGTGTTCCTGGTGAACTTTATGATGCGCAAGGTTTGGTGTCCATTTCCATTAGAAAACGGCAAGAAACCATCCTGTCATATCTGCAGAAGAATATCTCCACCTTTATTACAAGTTTAG
- the LOC140949137 gene encoding uncharacterized protein, producing the protein MDDLDRNRVFSSIAVNCSARNLTDFPTHLPSTTTELVLSYNKISEINMEEMKSIPYLKELWIEENNFSFISDGVFENNFMLESLNVGGNYMVDLSPGIFQGLRNLMKLYLHRNRIFRLKKRTFQYLLSLNELYLNGNEIFMIEKEAFHGLNHLSLLDLSNNKLRKISGESFGRLASLQKLNLGYNQVNHIQYRSFLNLTNLKAFVINNNNLPTVPRALTFSRGVEHLDLSVNPIEFVPMEAFARLHLLEILNLSFSKVRVFHGNHLKKLLPRLRLFVHHNPMDCTCDLRWLKQWFEDDILRSSEIRSLPHVKCEYPKSLTGKSIMTVNIADMNCSCEYCQKSSECSSDRNTCNCNDDSRAGHLATCRSIVASSNASSELMCSFSQGKCFCSNMSEVCENNAYLTYENCYSPDCVCKPGYHGNGFLNCTDVDECHQEHNLCHKDADCINTEGSYQCVCRNGYQGNGTVCDSMKHQTVVAIVTTSVSMVIFVVLISTLVFCIFPKRRAIPREEREYPPTGRKKKKKQSTKRYVDLYKIRQLSFTNTVFRQELESSVHGDEWEIPRKKLRLIRAIGEGAFGVVMEGTLDTDEGITRVAVKTLKPDADRYDYKDLMTELTIMKQAGSHPNIVSLLGACSKEGPLYLVMEFVSGGNLLAYLRSNRCENPHYINMSSSLNERQLLKIAEDVANGMNYLSSLNLLHRDLAARNVLLTEEKVAKVTDFGLARDVHTEGIYTKTTTSGRLPVKWMAPESIRFYSYTSKSDVWSFGILLWEIITMGECPYPGIPARLLAGKLMSGYRMTKPSQCSDELYEVMRACWQLDTEARPTFAELANILHGILARTGRAYVNLGLETYTSNTDQIQTTEVEIHEFKDEECSFKIEIEAPEVNGTDLTPINEGHLDGHVTTRL; encoded by the exons ATGGACGATCTTGACAGAAATAGGGTCTTCTCCTCAATTGCCGTCAACTGCTCAGCACGAAATCTGACAGATTTCCCAACACACTTGCCCAGTACAACTACTGAACTAGTGCTGAGTTACAACAAAATTTCAGAGATAAATATGGAAGAAATGAAAAGTATTCCATATCTCAAAGAACTTTGGAttgaagaaaataacttttcttttatCAGCGACGGAGTATTTGAAAACAACTTCATGTTAGAATCACTAAATGTGGGAGGTAACTACATGGTTGATCTTTCGCCCGGAATATTTCAAGGTCTGAGGAACCTGATGAAGCTGTATCTTCATCGAAATCGGATTTTTCgattaaaaaagagaactttcCAGTATTTATTATCGCTTAATGAGCTTTATTTGAACGGtaatgaaatttttatgattgaaAAAGAAGCGTTCCATGGGCTAAATCATTTGTCATTACTTGACTTGTCAAATAACAAGCTTAGAAAAATCTCAGGGGAGAGTTTTGGGAGACTTGCGTCTCTGCAGAAACTGAATCTTGGCTACAACCAAGTTAACCACATTCAATACAGATCATTCTTAAATTTGACGAATTTGAAAGCTTTtgttatcaacaacaacaacttgccTACAGTTCCGAGAGCTTTAACCTTTTCGAGAGGGGTAGAACACCTTGATCTCAGTGTAAATCCCATTGAGTTCGTTCCTATGGAGGCTTTTGCACGACTACACTTGTTAGAAATCCTAAATCTGAGTTTTTCGAAAGTAAGAGTGTTTCATGGTAATCACCTAAAGAAACTTCTGCCTCGTCTGAGGCTGTTTGTTCACCACAACCCAATGGATTGTACGTGTGACTTGCGATGGCTAAAACAATGGTTTGAAGATGACATATTAAGAAGCAGTGAAATACGCAGCTTGCCCCATGTTAAGTGTGAATATCCTAAGTCGTTGACCGGAAAATCTATCATGACCGTAAACATCGCAGACATGAATTGTTCATGTGAATATTGTCAAAAGTCCTCGGAGTGTTCTTCTGATAGGAATACATGCAATTGTAATGATGATAGTCGGGCAGGGCACCTGGCCACCTGTCGATCTATCGTCGCCAGTAGCAATGCGTCTTCCGAACTAATGTGTAGTTTTTCTCAAGGGAAATGCTTTTGCTCCAACATGTCTGAGGTTtgtgaaaacaatgcttacctAACATATGAAAACTGTTATTCACCTGATTGTGTGTGCAAACCCGGTTACCACGGCAACGGATTTCTTAACTGTACAGATGTTGACGAGTGCCACCAAGAACATAATCTATGCCATAAGGACGCTGACTGTATAAACACTGAAGGCTCGTATCAATGCGTTTGTCGTAATGGTTACCAAGGTAACGGAACTGTATGTGATTCCATGAAACATCAAACAGTAGTTGCCATAGTAACTACCTCGGTGTCCATGGTAATATTTGTTGTTCTCATTAGCACGCtggtattttgtatttttcccAAACGACGTGCGATACCCCGAGAAGAAAGGGAATATCCTCCAACTggcagaaagaaaaagaagaaacagtcTACCAAGAGATATGTTGACCTGTATAAAATTCGCCAACTGAGCTTTACTAATACTGTTTTTAGACAAG AACTGGAGTCATCGGTCCATGGAGATGAATGGGAAATCCCCCGAAAGAAACTGCGCCTGATCAGAGCCATCGGAGAAGGAGCTTTTGGGGTGGTGATGGAAGGAACTTTAGATACAG ATGAAGGCATAACTAGAGTAGCTGTCAAAACTTTGAAACCAGATGCTGATCGCTACGATTACAAGGACTTAATGACTGAGCTGACAATTATGAAACAGGCGGGGAGCCATCCGAACATTGTTAGTCTGTTGGGAGCATGCTCTAAGGAGGGACCGCTGTACTTAGTGATGGAGTTCGTTTCCGGTGGGAACCTTTTGGCCTATCTCAGAAGCAACAGATGTGAAAACCCACATTATATTAACATGTCGTCTTCTCTGAATGAACGACAACTTTTAAAAATCGCTGAAGATGTGGCAAATGGGATGAATTATCTTAGTAGTTTGAACTTGCTTCACCGAGACTTGGCTGCTAGAAATGTTTTGCTAACGGAAGAAAAAGTAGCCAAAGTCACAGATTTCGGACTTGCACGTGATGTACATACTGAGGGAATTTACACCAAGACCACTACATCCGGTCGATTACCCGTGAAGTGGATGGCTCCCGAGTCCATACGGTTCTACAGTTATACCTCTAAGTCTGATGTCTGGTCGTTTGGAATACTGTTATGGGAAATCATTACGATGGGAGAATGCCCCTACCCAGGTATCCCAGCACGACTGCTTGCAGGAAAGCTGATGTCTGGATATCGAATGACAAAGCCTTCACAATGTTCTGATGAACTCTATGAAGTCATGAGAGCTTGTTGGCAACTTGACACAGAAGCGAGGCCCACTTTCGCTGAGTTGGCAAATATCTTGCACGGTATTTTAGCTCGGACAGGACGTGCTTACGTTAATTTAGGACTGGAAACATACACTTCCAACACGGATCAGATTCAAACAACAGAGGTTGAAATTCATGAATTCAAGGACGAAGAATGCAGTTTTAAGATAGAGATAGAGGCACCGGAAGTGAATGGAACTGATTTAACACCCATTAATGAGGGACATTTGGACGGACATGTTACTACAAGGCTCTAA